A genome region from Sphingobacteriaceae bacterium GW460-11-11-14-LB5 includes the following:
- a CDS encoding sodium:solute symporter, producing the protein MSNIDWAVLIFTLMAVVAYGVFIGRGQKSNASYLKADNKMPWYIVLLGIMATQASAITFLSAPGQAYTDGMRFVQYYFGLPLAMIVICITFIPIFQRLNVYTAYEYLENRFDKKTRVLTSLLFLFSRGLSTGISIYAPSIILSSVLNWNIYLTNILTGGILLIYTYVGGAKAIAHTQKLQFLIILGTMAFAGYLLMQNMPNGIGFKDALYLAGKSGKLNVITTEFDWKDKYNIWSGLIGGFFLALSYFGTDQSQVGRYITAKDNTNAKMGLLLNGLVKIPMQFAILLIGALLFAFFSLKPAPIYFNERSYQYLKETQPLQAAAFEKEHHTLAQQFNRQSKDILLEKEKQSPHLNSSIANFKSTQKKVKDLHGRVEEAINKSNYNAEKTDTNYIFLYFVKNTLPVGMIGLLFAVIFLASWGSISAALNSLAACSLKDVHLIFNKKEVDDETELKYSRLHTLAWGIFSIAVAMFATQMGSLIEAVNVLGSLFYGPILGIFLVAFYFKKINGPIVFIAAILSEIAVVAVYEFDIVSFLWLNVIGAAAVIMFSVIGLLFSNPKAVADR; encoded by the coding sequence ATGAGTAATATCGATTGGGCAGTATTGATATTTACCCTGATGGCTGTGGTAGCCTATGGCGTTTTTATTGGTCGTGGGCAAAAAAGCAACGCATCTTATTTAAAAGCCGATAATAAAATGCCCTGGTATATTGTGCTTTTGGGTATTATGGCTACACAGGCCAGTGCCATCACTTTTTTATCGGCGCCCGGGCAGGCTTATACCGATGGCATGCGCTTCGTGCAGTATTATTTTGGTCTGCCACTGGCCATGATTGTGATCTGTATTACTTTCATCCCGATTTTTCAGCGATTGAATGTATATACGGCCTACGAATACTTAGAGAACCGTTTCGATAAAAAAACAAGGGTTTTAACTTCATTGCTATTTCTGTTCTCGCGGGGATTATCGACCGGGATTAGTATTTATGCACCCAGTATTATTCTCTCCAGTGTTTTAAACTGGAATATTTATCTGACCAATATTCTTACTGGTGGGATTCTATTGATTTATACCTATGTTGGTGGCGCAAAAGCAATTGCACACACACAGAAACTGCAGTTTTTAATCATTTTAGGCACGATGGCCTTTGCCGGATACCTTTTGATGCAAAATATGCCCAATGGAATCGGATTTAAAGACGCGCTTTACCTGGCCGGGAAATCGGGTAAATTAAATGTAATTACCACAGAATTCGATTGGAAAGATAAATATAACATCTGGAGTGGTTTAATCGGAGGCTTTTTCCTTGCACTTTCTTACTTCGGCACTGATCAGAGCCAGGTGGGAAGATACATTACCGCCAAAGACAATACCAATGCTAAAATGGGTTTACTGTTAAACGGACTGGTTAAAATCCCAATGCAGTTCGCTATCCTGTTAATTGGTGCGTTATTGTTTGCTTTCTTTTCTTTAAAACCCGCACCGATTTATTTCAATGAGCGTTCTTATCAATATTTAAAAGAAACCCAGCCCTTGCAGGCAGCTGCTTTCGAAAAAGAACACCATACTTTAGCGCAGCAATTTAACCGGCAATCAAAAGATATCCTGCTAGAAAAGGAAAAGCAATCACCACATCTAAATTCTTCGATTGCGAATTTTAAATCAACTCAAAAAAAGGTGAAAGATCTGCATGGCAGGGTAGAAGAGGCCATTAACAAATCGAATTATAATGCAGAGAAAACTGATACCAATTATATCTTTTTATACTTTGTGAAGAATACCCTTCCGGTTGGGATGATCGGGCTGCTTTTCGCAGTCATCTTTTTGGCCAGCTGGGGGTCTATTTCAGCAGCACTCAATTCATTGGCTGCCTGTTCGTTAAAAGATGTACACCTCATTTTTAATAAAAAAGAAGTAGATGACGAAACCGAACTAAAATACAGCCGTTTGCACACTTTGGCCTGGGGCATTTTTTCAATAGCTGTTGCCATGTTTGCTACGCAAATGGGCTCGCTAATAGAAGCCGTTAATGTACTGGGCTCGCTTTTTTATGGACCAATACTGGGTATTTTTCTGGTCGCATTTTATTTTAAAAAGATAAACGGGCCTATTGTATTTATTGCGGCTATCTTATCCGAAATTGCTGTTGTCGCGGTGTATGAGTTCGATATTGTTTCATTTCTTTGGCTCAATGTAATTGGCGCAGCAGCAGTAATTATGTTTTCGGTAATTGGCCTCTTGTTTTCTAATCCAAAAGCCGTAGCCGACAGATAA
- a CDS encoding alpha-mannosidase, with protein MKLSLKLLALLPIFSLNVLAQQKAQNFSVKTAKPVDQVNVFLGSSADHGQMSPAASAPFSMLSIGPQTYPKTHTGYEYLAKKFEGFTHNRFEGVGCQGSGGNIFIKPFLGGDPAKSELIKVAEKASPGYYEVGFENKIKASFTVLGKAGKHAYQFPKGAKGFYLDLGYAFNGAFVAESHEVNGNTVSGWISSKTTCGAGKYKLFYYMEISDNVSWKVIDDHKMIAMLKGEVTSVGINIALSAVSEAAAKASINKNPFNTVKEQSKADWNTNLSKIAVNGDLESAKLFYSLLYRTMQSPYVISETDGTYRNTKGEIQKDKEIRYNGWAIWDNYRTQLPLLSLIEQDRYAGMVSSIADLYHSGKKDYAGQNEPSNTVRSEHAIVVLLDAYRKGYPVDFNKITDSLVKEVNGLDYKSPDKALESSYDNWALAEIFKILKHKEKSDFYLNKALEYKKYWNKDFKDMTKNDVDRMQARGLYQGTIWQYRWFVPYDFKGLIELDGGEEAYLSKLDEFFARDLYNHANEPDLQVPLMYNVTRSGYKSQYWMHQLAADTVIQNYFNDNSRGIGSYIGKIYRNQPHAYLRTMDDDAGAMSAWYVFAASGFSPACVGWPIYYLNVPLFPSLSYHLPKGKTFTIETENFSLKNKYIKAVFLNGKLFNKNYITQEDINAGGVLKIVASAFPVKISDTKNWISSLEK; from the coding sequence ATGAAGCTTTCCCTTAAACTACTGGCTTTACTGCCAATCTTTTCGTTAAACGTTTTAGCTCAGCAAAAAGCACAGAATTTTTCTGTTAAAACAGCTAAACCTGTAGATCAGGTGAATGTTTTTTTAGGTTCTTCTGCAGATCACGGGCAGATGTCGCCGGCGGCTTCGGCTCCTTTTAGCATGTTGAGTATTGGTCCTCAGACTTATCCTAAAACGCATACGGGTTACGAATACCTGGCGAAGAAATTTGAAGGCTTTACGCACAACCGTTTCGAAGGGGTAGGCTGTCAGGGCTCGGGTGGTAATATTTTCATCAAACCGTTTTTAGGGGGCGATCCGGCGAAGTCAGAACTAATCAAGGTTGCTGAAAAAGCAAGTCCGGGTTATTATGAAGTTGGTTTTGAAAATAAAATTAAAGCCAGTTTTACTGTATTAGGCAAAGCCGGGAAGCATGCCTATCAATTCCCCAAGGGAGCCAAAGGTTTTTATCTCGATTTGGGTTATGCTTTTAATGGTGCTTTTGTGGCCGAATCGCACGAGGTAAACGGTAATACCGTAAGCGGATGGATTAGCTCGAAAACAACTTGTGGTGCAGGTAAATACAAGTTGTTTTACTATATGGAAATCAGCGATAACGTATCGTGGAAAGTAATCGACGACCACAAAATGATAGCCATGCTCAAAGGAGAAGTAACTTCGGTAGGAATCAATATTGCACTTTCTGCAGTAAGTGAAGCAGCTGCAAAAGCTTCCATCAATAAAAACCCATTTAATACCGTAAAAGAACAAAGCAAAGCCGATTGGAATACAAATCTCTCTAAAATTGCCGTAAATGGAGATCTGGAAAGTGCAAAACTTTTTTACTCACTTTTATACCGTACCATGCAGTCGCCGTATGTGATTTCTGAAACCGACGGTACCTATCGTAATACAAAAGGCGAAATTCAGAAAGATAAAGAAATCCGTTATAACGGCTGGGCCATTTGGGACAATTACCGCACGCAATTACCTTTGCTGTCTTTAATTGAACAGGATCGATATGCCGGAATGGTGAGTTCTATTGCAGATCTCTATCATTCTGGCAAAAAAGATTATGCCGGGCAAAATGAGCCATCAAATACCGTGCGTTCAGAACATGCCATTGTGGTTTTGCTTGATGCCTACCGCAAGGGTTATCCGGTAGATTTTAACAAAATTACCGATTCGTTAGTGAAAGAGGTAAATGGCCTGGATTATAAATCTCCGGATAAAGCACTGGAATCGAGTTACGACAACTGGGCATTGGCGGAAATTTTTAAGATTTTGAAGCATAAAGAAAAATCTGATTTTTATCTCAATAAAGCGCTTGAATACAAGAAATATTGGAATAAAGATTTTAAAGATATGACGAAAAATGATGTCGACCGCATGCAGGCCCGTGGTTTATATCAGGGCACCATCTGGCAATACCGGTGGTTTGTTCCCTATGATTTTAAAGGATTGATTGAACTGGATGGAGGAGAGGAAGCTTATCTGTCAAAGTTGGATGAATTTTTTGCCCGCGATTTATATAACCATGCTAATGAACCGGATTTGCAGGTTCCATTGATGTATAATGTTACCAGGTCTGGTTATAAATCTCAATACTGGATGCATCAACTGGCTGCTGATACCGTAATCCAGAATTATTTTAATGATAACAGCCGCGGAATAGGGAGTTATATTGGTAAAATTTACCGAAACCAACCACATGCCTATCTCCGTACGATGGATGATGATGCCGGAGCAATGAGTGCCTGGTATGTGTTTGCAGCAAGTGGTTTTTCACCTGCTTGTGTAGGCTGGCCAATTTATTATTTAAATGTGCCTTTATTCCCATCGCTAAGTTATCACCTGCCAAAAGGAAAAACTTTTACCATTGAAACGGAAAATTTTAGCCTGAAAAATAAATACATCAAGGCTGTGTTCCTCAACGGAAAACTTTTCAATAAGAACTACATTACGCAAGAGGATATTAATGCCGGAGGCGTACTGAAAATTGTTGCTTCGGCTTTTCCCGTAAAAATTTCGGACACTAAAAACTGGATTTCGAGTCTTGAAAAATAA
- a CDS encoding NUDIX hydrolase, with product MKQSAGILLFRRKNQQVEFFLVHPGGPFFAKKDLGFWTVPKGELNESEEALTAAIREFKEETGQDIAGNFIELAPIIQKGGKKVLCWALEGDLDPSTIVSNTFEIEWPPRSGKRQSFAEVDKAEWFTYSKAITYINEKQIALLDELKSKLSL from the coding sequence ATGAAACAAAGCGCAGGAATATTGCTCTTCAGAAGAAAAAATCAGCAGGTAGAATTTTTTCTGGTTCATCCTGGCGGACCGTTTTTTGCTAAAAAAGATCTTGGCTTTTGGACAGTACCTAAAGGCGAATTAAATGAAAGTGAAGAGGCCCTAACGGCAGCTATCCGTGAATTTAAGGAGGAAACAGGTCAGGACATAGCCGGCAACTTCATTGAATTAGCTCCAATAATACAGAAGGGCGGCAAAAAAGTATTGTGCTGGGCCTTAGAAGGGGATCTTGATCCTTCAACAATCGTTAGCAATACCTTCGAAATAGAATGGCCACCCCGATCGGGTAAAAGGCAAAGTTTTGCGGAAGTAGATAAAGCTGAGTGGTTCACTTACAGTAAAGCCATTACATACATCAATGAAAAGCAGATTGCTTTACTCGATGAATTAAAATCCAAACTAAGCCTTTAA
- a CDS encoding DNA alkylation repair protein produces the protein MASPLKDLYSPAFYDRLTHALAITIPGFDKGKFIKKIFTPEFESKELKERMKHTSKVLHDFLPEDYPLTIALIKKTITQLRLQGIGEDGLAYMFLPDYIETYGIDDFENSVEALEFVTQFVSCEFAVRPFILKYENEMILKMQQWSLHESHKVRRLASEGSRPRLPWAMGIPFLKKDPTSILPILENLKTDPSEYVRRSVANSLNDIAKDHPQVVLNVAKNWSGLGTETDAIIKHGSRTLLKQGHTDILKHYGLDDTGILLKDFKILTPEIKIGESLEFSFSILNENPTEQKVRLEYAIYYKKQNGQNTRKVYKISERIYPAGATINVIRKQKFVLITTRKFHLGDHQISIIINGAEKEISHFELKA, from the coding sequence ATGGCCAGCCCGCTTAAAGATTTATATTCACCTGCCTTTTACGATAGATTAACCCATGCATTAGCGATTACCATTCCGGGTTTCGACAAAGGGAAATTTATCAAAAAGATTTTCACTCCCGAATTTGAATCAAAAGAATTGAAAGAGCGGATGAAACATACTTCGAAGGTATTACACGATTTTTTACCGGAAGATTATCCACTAACGATCGCACTGATCAAAAAAACAATCACACAGTTAAGGCTTCAGGGTATAGGGGAGGATGGCCTGGCTTATATGTTCCTTCCTGATTACATTGAAACTTATGGCATTGATGATTTCGAAAACTCTGTAGAAGCGCTCGAATTTGTGACGCAGTTTGTGAGCTGCGAATTTGCCGTTCGTCCTTTCATTTTAAAATACGAAAATGAAATGATTTTAAAAATGCAGCAATGGTCGTTACACGAAAGCCATAAAGTAAGAAGGCTCGCCAGCGAAGGCAGCCGTCCGCGGTTGCCCTGGGCTATGGGTATCCCCTTTCTGAAAAAAGATCCTACATCTATTTTACCCATACTGGAAAACCTTAAAACAGATCCATCTGAATATGTAAGGCGGAGCGTTGCCAATAGCTTAAACGACATTGCCAAAGATCATCCTCAGGTGGTTTTAAATGTGGCTAAAAACTGGTCGGGTTTGGGTACCGAAACAGATGCCATTATTAAACATGGCAGCCGTACCTTACTTAAACAGGGCCATACCGATATCCTTAAACATTATGGACTAGATGACACAGGGATTTTATTAAAAGATTTCAAAATTTTAACGCCCGAGATCAAAATCGGCGAAAGCCTGGAATTTTCTTTTTCTATTCTCAACGAAAATCCAACTGAACAAAAAGTAAGGCTGGAATATGCTATTTATTATAAAAAACAAAATGGGCAGAATACCAGGAAAGTGTATAAGATTTCGGAGCGGATTTATCCTGCAGGTGCAACAATAAACGTGATCCGAAAACAAAAATTCGTGCTGATTACCACGCGTAAATTCCATTTGGGCGACCACCAGATTTCGATAATTATTAATGGTGCCGAAAAGGAAATTTCACACTTCGAATTAAAGGCTTAG
- a CDS encoding 6-phosphogluconate dehydrogenase, protein MNHTKIGWIGLGNMGIPMAEQLINAGYAVMVYNRSKDKEASLKEMGASIAQTPQDLITTTDVVIVMVSDDAAIAQIFNGEGGLLRVETSGKIIINMSTVSPSISKEMAALCKANGNFYLDAPVSGSVKQAETGQLVIMVGGEEDVFNQVKPILEKMGKLAKLVGENGAGNSAKLAINSLLALYAQGLAETVLFANKQGIKTSDLLELINNAAIGNIFTKIKGDAIIADHYKAAFALKHIVKDLNLAKAEGISSPLAKTALNTFGDAAAKYGEEDIIAIIKQLSGN, encoded by the coding sequence ATGAATCATACAAAAATAGGTTGGATCGGGTTAGGGAACATGGGTATCCCGATGGCAGAGCAATTGATAAATGCAGGTTATGCAGTTATGGTCTACAACAGGAGCAAGGACAAGGAAGCTTCGTTGAAAGAGATGGGGGCATCAATTGCCCAAACACCTCAGGATCTGATTACCACTACCGATGTTGTAATCGTTATGGTTTCTGACGATGCCGCCATAGCGCAGATTTTTAATGGAGAAGGAGGTCTTTTGCGTGTAGAAACTTCGGGTAAGATCATCATCAATATGAGCACGGTTTCTCCTTCGATTTCAAAAGAAATGGCTGCGCTGTGTAAAGCCAATGGAAATTTTTATTTAGATGCGCCAGTTTCAGGAAGTGTAAAGCAGGCAGAAACCGGTCAGCTGGTTATTATGGTGGGTGGTGAAGAAGATGTATTTAACCAGGTAAAACCGATTCTTGAAAAAATGGGCAAACTAGCTAAGCTTGTAGGCGAAAATGGCGCGGGTAACAGTGCAAAACTGGCCATCAATTCACTTTTGGCTTTATATGCCCAAGGCTTGGCCGAAACCGTTTTGTTTGCCAATAAACAAGGGATTAAAACATCGGATTTATTAGAATTGATCAATAACGCAGCCATTGGCAATATTTTCACTAAAATTAAAGGTGATGCTATTATTGCTGATCATTATAAAGCTGCTTTTGCGCTTAAACATATTGTAAAAGATCTGAACCTGGCTAAAGCAGAAGGCATTTCATCGCCTTTGGCTAAAACCGCACTGAATACTTTCGGCGATGCCGCTGCAAAATATGGAGAAGAAGATATTATTGCGATCATTAAACAGCTTAGCGGCAATTAA
- a CDS encoding permease, whose translation MSILTFTLILILGAYLAGLVGSLTGLGGGVVVIPLLTLVFHVDIRYAIGAALLASIANSSGAASAYIKEGITNIRLGMFLEIATTVGAVIGALIAVYTPTNTIAILFGSVLLFSAAMTLRKKNQEALTEGSKLSAILKLNSSYPTPAGTVEYKLRNIGAGFSIMTVAGVMSGLLGIGSGALKVLAMDTAMKIPFKVSTTTSNFMIGVTAAASAVVYLQRGYMDPGIAFPVVLGVLGGAFTGAKLLTRINPSTLRIIFCIAITFVAFEMIYNGYQHKF comes from the coding sequence ATGTCAATTTTAACTTTTACCCTAATTTTAATCCTTGGCGCCTACCTTGCTGGCCTGGTTGGTTCATTAACCGGTCTTGGCGGAGGAGTAGTTGTCATTCCGTTACTTACACTCGTTTTCCATGTCGATATTCGTTATGCAATAGGCGCAGCATTATTAGCCTCTATCGCCAATTCATCCGGCGCAGCAAGTGCATACATTAAAGAAGGAATTACCAATATACGCCTGGGGATGTTTTTGGAAATTGCCACCACAGTGGGTGCAGTTATTGGTGCCTTAATTGCTGTTTACACCCCTACAAATACCATTGCCATTCTTTTCGGCAGTGTACTGCTTTTCTCTGCAGCAATGACGCTGAGGAAAAAGAACCAGGAAGCCTTAACGGAGGGCAGTAAACTTTCCGCCATCCTGAAGCTGAACAGCAGTTACCCTACACCAGCCGGCACTGTGGAGTATAAACTCAGGAACATTGGTGCAGGCTTTTCGATCATGACTGTAGCCGGAGTAATGTCGGGCTTGCTCGGTATCGGATCCGGCGCTTTAAAAGTACTGGCCATGGATACCGCAATGAAAATTCCATTTAAGGTAAGTACAACCACCAGTAATTTCATGATTGGTGTTACCGCAGCAGCTAGTGCTGTAGTTTACCTGCAACGTGGTTATATGGATCCGGGAATAGCGTTTCCGGTAGTACTGGGTGTACTGGGAGGAGCATTTACGGGCGCAAAATTATTGACCCGCATCAATCCATCTACCTTAAGGATCATTTTCTGTATCGCCATCACATTTGTGGCCTTCGAAATGATTTACAATGGATATCAACATAAATTTTAA
- a CDS encoding transcriptional regulator, which yields MKQEHKLFEQIAAKIRQDIKEEKFKVGEKIPSEPALMELYGVGRSTIREAIKSLTLSGILTVQQGFGTKVNAIPTEPIEQRLRSSDFEEINQVRALLEQEIVRLATQNRSETDLQLISEALERRKISIEQALRTECTNADIEFHMAIARASGNRVLTDIYESFTVIIRDFFAKRAPSGIAHFAMSHHLHQALYNAIKEGNAERAREITVTILNNNH from the coding sequence ATGAAACAGGAGCACAAACTTTTCGAGCAGATAGCAGCAAAAATTCGTCAGGATATTAAAGAGGAAAAATTTAAAGTGGGCGAAAAAATCCCATCGGAACCTGCCCTAATGGAGTTATATGGCGTTGGCCGTTCTACCATCAGGGAAGCCATCAAATCGCTTACTTTATCCGGAATTTTAACCGTTCAACAAGGATTTGGCACCAAGGTAAATGCCATTCCTACCGAACCGATAGAACAACGCTTGCGCAGCTCTGATTTTGAAGAGATTAATCAGGTAAGGGCTTTGCTTGAGCAGGAAATTGTTCGTTTGGCTACGCAAAACCGAAGTGAAACCGATCTCCAATTGATCAGTGAGGCACTCGAAAGGAGAAAAATTTCTATTGAACAGGCACTAAGAACCGAATGTACCAATGCCGATATCGAATTTCACATGGCTATTGCACGGGCATCAGGAAACCGTGTACTAACCGATATCTATGAAAGCTTTACGGTAATTATCCGCGATTTTTTTGCCAAACGTGCGCCCTCTGGTATTGCGCATTTTGCCATGAGTCACCATTTGCACCAGGCATTGTATAATGCAATAAAAGAGGGTAATGCAGAGCGTGCCAGAGAAATAACTGTTACAATACTGAATAATAATCACTAA
- a CDS encoding transcriptional regulator, which produces MKSNQSENNLPEPTKAELEILQVLWEFGPSTVRFVNDKLNEQREVNYTSTLKQMQILTEKGILKRDESQMKHIYIPVEAEEKTKVQLLDRFVHTLYKGSASQLMMQLLGNEKTSKQEIEEIKRLLDSME; this is translated from the coding sequence ATGAAAAGTAATCAATCCGAAAATAACCTGCCCGAACCTACTAAAGCTGAATTGGAAATTCTTCAGGTATTGTGGGAGTTCGGTCCATCTACCGTTCGGTTTGTAAACGATAAATTGAACGAACAGCGGGAGGTGAATTATACCTCAACTTTAAAGCAGATGCAGATCTTAACCGAGAAAGGGATATTAAAACGTGATGAAAGCCAAATGAAGCACATTTATATTCCTGTCGAGGCTGAAGAAAAAACCAAAGTGCAGTTGTTAGACCGTTTTGTACATACTTTGTATAAAGGATCTGCTTCACAGTTAATGATGCAGCTTCTGGGTAACGAAAAAACCTCAAAACAGGAAATAGAAGAGATAAAGCGGCTATTGGATAGCATGGAATAA
- a CDS encoding gluconate permease yields MSLFILLFGILLLFVLILKKINPMIALIAVAIITGLLLGMPATKVMASISNGIGSTLGSMVMVLALGAMMGKLIEDSGSAKKIVFILIGAFGKKNIQWAVLLTGLLVGIPLFYNAGFVVLIPLVFAISATTGLSKLYIGIPMATALSVTHGFLPPHPGPVALAGIFHADIGKTLIYGLTLSVPIAVIAGIYFPRLILKRDQSVTVQHFSISEEENLPSASRSFITALLPVFLIIAGTIGSSFKIDYICKPLFIFLADPTAALLISVIIALVVQKTSITKAMESCAEGVKSIAMIILIIAAGGAFKQILIDSGMGETVKQLTGGLNLSPLLLAWLITASLRVTLGSATVAALTASGMVLPLIGPGTPPELMVLSVGAGSLMFSHVNDTGFWMFKEYFNLSLKETFRTWTMMESLVSVLGLVGVLVLNQFV; encoded by the coding sequence ATGTCATTATTTATCCTGCTTTTCGGTATCCTCTTGCTCTTCGTGCTGATCTTAAAAAAGATCAACCCCATGATTGCCCTAATTGCGGTGGCGATTATTACAGGTCTTTTATTAGGCATGCCAGCTACAAAAGTAATGGCTTCTATCAGCAATGGGATTGGCAGCACATTGGGCAGCATGGTTATGGTTTTGGCGCTTGGCGCGATGATGGGCAAACTGATTGAAGACAGCGGATCGGCAAAAAAGATCGTTTTCATTTTGATCGGTGCTTTTGGTAAAAAGAACATTCAATGGGCGGTGCTTCTCACCGGTTTACTAGTCGGAATTCCTTTATTTTACAATGCAGGTTTCGTGGTATTGATCCCTTTGGTTTTTGCCATTTCGGCCACAACAGGATTATCAAAATTATACATTGGCATCCCAATGGCTACAGCCCTTTCGGTAACACATGGTTTTTTACCACCTCACCCTGGTCCTGTCGCACTGGCTGGTATTTTCCATGCCGATATTGGTAAAACATTAATTTACGGATTAACTTTAAGTGTACCTATTGCGGTTATTGCCGGAATCTATTTCCCACGATTGATCCTTAAACGAGATCAATCAGTAACTGTTCAACATTTTAGTATCAGTGAAGAAGAAAACCTTCCTTCTGCTTCAAGGAGTTTCATCACTGCATTGCTGCCGGTATTTTTAATCATCGCCGGAACCATAGGAAGCAGTTTCAAAATCGATTATATCTGTAAACCGCTATTTATATTTTTAGCCGATCCTACTGCAGCCCTTTTAATCTCGGTTATTATTGCTTTAGTAGTTCAAAAAACTTCGATTACGAAAGCAATGGAATCTTGTGCCGAAGGAGTAAAAAGTATTGCCATGATTATCCTCATTATCGCAGCAGGCGGCGCCTTTAAACAGATTTTGATTGATAGTGGTATGGGCGAAACCGTAAAACAACTTACAGGCGGCCTAAATTTATCGCCATTATTACTGGCATGGTTAATCACCGCATCACTTCGGGTAACACTAGGTTCCGCAACAGTGGCTGCACTAACCGCTTCAGGTATGGTGTTGCCTTTAATAGGGCCTGGCACGCCACCAGAGTTAATGGTATTATCAGTTGGCGCAGGGAGTTTAATGTTTTCGCATGTAAACGATACCGGTTTCTGGATGTTTAAAGAATATTTTAACCTGAGCCTGAAAGAAACATTTCGCACCTGGACAATGATGGAAAGCCTGGTTTCTGTTCTAGGGCTTGTTGGGGTGCTGGTGTTGAATCAATTTGTGTAG